Proteins encoded within one genomic window of Actinomycetota bacterium:
- a CDS encoding SDR family oxidoreductase codes for MLLENKNAVIYGGGGSVGGAVARAFAREGARVFLAGRTVATLDRVAKAITAAGGVAEAAEVDALDERAVEEHARAVAEKAGGIDISFNAISHGDVHGTPLLQMDYEDFARPITTAMRAQFLTGRAAARHMVERGSGVIMAITATTARQVIPEVGGTGVTFDAIESLCRQWACELGPLGVRVVWLQTTGLPEAIADIERFLDYGTGSGKGMTRDELIAWLRGKTMLNRLTSLAEVGNVAAFVASDQASAMTAGAANITCGSVPTR; via the coding sequence GTGCTGCTCGAGAACAAGAACGCCGTGATCTACGGAGGGGGCGGCTCGGTCGGTGGCGCGGTGGCCCGAGCCTTCGCCCGCGAGGGGGCGAGGGTCTTCCTGGCCGGCCGGACCGTTGCCACGCTGGACCGGGTGGCCAAGGCGATCACCGCCGCGGGAGGGGTGGCCGAGGCGGCGGAGGTCGATGCCCTCGACGAGCGGGCCGTCGAGGAGCACGCCCGCGCCGTGGCCGAGAAGGCGGGGGGAATCGACATCTCCTTCAACGCGATCAGCCATGGGGACGTCCACGGGACGCCCCTGCTGCAGATGGACTACGAGGACTTCGCTCGCCCCATCACCACGGCCATGCGCGCACAGTTCCTGACCGGGCGGGCCGCGGCTCGGCACATGGTCGAGCGGGGCTCGGGCGTGATCATGGCGATCACCGCGACGACGGCCCGGCAGGTGATCCCGGAGGTCGGAGGCACGGGGGTCACCTTCGACGCCATCGAGAGCCTGTGCCGGCAGTGGGCATGCGAACTCGGGCCGCTCGGCGTCCGCGTCGTCTGGCTCCAGACGACCGGCCTCCCCGAGGCCATCGCCGACATCGAGCGCTTCCTCGACTACGGCACCGGTTCGGGAAAGGGCATGACGCGCGATGAGCTGATCGCGTGGCTGCGAGGGAAGACGATGCTGAACCGGCTGACGTCGCTGGCCGAGGTGGGGAACGTGGCCGCCTTCGTGGCTTCGGACCAGGCCAGCGCCATGACCGCCGGCGCCGCGAACATCACCTGCGGCTCGGTCCCCACGAGATGA
- a CDS encoding MBL fold metallo-hydrolase, with protein sequence MRTAMPSIGEGEWEEDPMADLKLDVFVGGDNAFNVTSTIVSGERDAVVVDGQFTRTDAERLAETIKATGKNLTAVYITHGHPDHYWGLTTLRAAFPQARFVTAPEVIGVIEETLAAKVAQWEPLDGDVIDLEGNELRIIHLGQGDVHDSTVVWIPSIRALAAGDVAYNGTHVWLAEANADERKEWIANLEKLAGMDPVTVVAGHKVPGTDDEARRVLLDETRDYVAAFDAAVEQGSPKQELIQRVTAKYGDRALPMILDIAAGAAFPG encoded by the coding sequence TTGCGCACGGCGATGCCCTCGATCGGCGAGGGCGAATGGGAGGAGGACCCCATGGCCGACCTGAAGCTCGATGTGTTCGTGGGAGGCGACAACGCCTTCAACGTGACGTCGACCATCGTGTCCGGTGAGCGCGACGCCGTCGTGGTCGACGGGCAGTTCACCCGGACCGACGCGGAGCGGCTTGCCGAGACCATCAAGGCCACCGGCAAGAACCTGACGGCCGTGTACATCACCCACGGGCACCCGGACCACTACTGGGGGCTCACCACCCTCAGGGCCGCGTTCCCCCAGGCTCGGTTCGTCACCGCGCCGGAGGTGATCGGCGTGATCGAGGAGACCCTGGCTGCCAAGGTGGCGCAGTGGGAGCCGCTCGACGGCGACGTGATCGACCTCGAGGGCAATGAGCTCCGGATCATCCACCTCGGACAGGGCGACGTCCACGACTCGACAGTGGTGTGGATCCCGTCGATTCGCGCCCTGGCCGCCGGGGACGTCGCCTACAACGGGACCCACGTGTGGCTCGCCGAGGCAAACGCCGACGAGCGGAAGGAGTGGATCGCCAACCTCGAGAAGCTGGCCGGCATGGACCCGGTCACGGTGGTGGCGGGCCACAAGGTGCCCGGGACCGACGACGAGGCGAGGCGGGTCCTGTTGGACGAGACCCGGGACTACGTAGCCGCCTTCGACGCCGCGGTCGAGCAGGGCTCGCCCAAGCAGGAGCTCATCCAGCGCGTCACAGCGAAGTACGGCGACCGGGCACTACCCATGATCCTGGACATCGCGGCCGGTGCCGCCTTCCCCGGGTGA
- a CDS encoding helix-turn-helix transcriptional regulator, whose amino-acid sequence MVPGTKLQGPWDPYDPNCPTRQLLSRIGDRWTVLIVGALEERERRFGQLLSLVRGISPKVLTQTLRAMERDGLVRREIFPEIPPRVEYSLTELGKELVDPIATIRDWAVAHMERVITAREMYDASSSVPAVVARPMSPGAGRREP is encoded by the coding sequence CTGGTACCGGGAACGAAGCTCCAGGGCCCGTGGGATCCGTACGATCCGAACTGTCCCACCCGGCAGCTGTTGAGCCGGATCGGAGATCGCTGGACGGTGTTGATCGTGGGCGCCCTCGAGGAGCGGGAGCGGCGTTTCGGTCAGCTTCTGTCGCTGGTCCGCGGGATCAGCCCGAAGGTCTTGACGCAGACCCTTCGTGCGATGGAACGGGACGGACTCGTCAGGCGGGAGATCTTCCCGGAGATCCCACCCCGGGTGGAGTACTCGCTCACCGAGCTCGGGAAGGAGCTGGTCGACCCGATCGCGACGATCCGTGACTGGGCCGTAGCTCACATGGAGCGGGTGATCACCGCCCGCGAGATGTACGACGCGTCCAGCAGCGTTCCTGCCGTCGTTGCTAGGCCGATGTCGCCCGGTGCAGGGCGACGGGAGCCGTGA
- a CDS encoding adenylate/guanylate cyclase domain-containing protein: MEELTCEEVARRAGAAPEEIDRFAALGILSSRNEPFRSVDVTRVRLLQALEQSGIRPEDVGTAIASGEFSFAFVDALFPEQNTAALSDRDFEELCRQFGVPFEFLQDAYAGLGLPQPTLKDRVRQDDLDMAPVLQAIRGMPVAGTEGAIAHAARFWGENLRNLTRAELNFFETYVMNPLLRSGLPEQQMLEIALPQGQMAQELDERVLVWLHRRHVEQGMIESVLEHVEAAIERTGAIRRPPRHVPAIGFLDLSGFTALTEERGDEAAVDLTVKLSDLVRSATRRHGGRPVKFLGDGVMCYFARPTEGVLAALEMVREAPRVGLPPARVGLHAGPVIARDSDYFGRTVNIASRVSAHAQADQVVVTEDVYTLCDSDDVRFEPLGSVALKGITAPVALHRATSA, translated from the coding sequence ATGGAGGAGCTCACCTGTGAGGAGGTGGCGCGCCGGGCCGGCGCGGCGCCCGAGGAGATCGACCGGTTCGCGGCCCTGGGCATCCTCTCCAGCCGCAACGAGCCGTTCCGGTCTGTCGACGTCACCCGAGTCCGTCTCCTCCAGGCCTTGGAGCAGTCCGGCATCCGCCCAGAGGACGTGGGCACGGCCATTGCGTCCGGCGAGTTCTCCTTCGCCTTCGTGGACGCGCTGTTTCCCGAGCAGAACACCGCTGCGCTCTCGGACCGCGACTTCGAGGAGCTGTGCCGGCAGTTCGGAGTCCCCTTCGAGTTCCTGCAAGACGCCTACGCGGGGCTCGGTCTCCCCCAGCCGACGCTGAAGGACCGGGTCCGCCAGGACGATCTGGACATGGCGCCCGTGCTCCAGGCCATCCGGGGCATGCCGGTCGCCGGGACCGAAGGGGCCATCGCGCACGCCGCGCGGTTCTGGGGCGAGAACCTGCGGAACCTGACACGAGCGGAGCTCAACTTCTTCGAGACCTACGTGATGAACCCGCTGTTGCGTTCGGGGCTGCCGGAGCAGCAGATGCTCGAGATCGCGCTGCCGCAGGGCCAGATGGCCCAGGAGCTCGACGAGCGGGTGCTGGTGTGGCTGCACCGCCGGCACGTGGAGCAGGGGATGATCGAGTCGGTCCTCGAGCACGTCGAGGCGGCCATCGAACGGACGGGGGCCATTCGCCGTCCGCCCCGCCACGTGCCGGCGATCGGGTTCCTGGACCTGTCCGGGTTCACCGCGCTCACCGAGGAGCGGGGCGACGAGGCCGCGGTCGACCTCACGGTGAAGCTCTCCGACCTCGTTCGGTCGGCGACCCGCCGCCACGGCGGCAGGCCGGTGAAGTTCCTGGGTGACGGCGTGATGTGCTACTTCGCGCGGCCAACGGAGGGTGTCCTGGCAGCCCTCGAGATGGTGCGGGAAGCGCCGAGGGTAGGCCTCCCGCCCGCCAGGGTGGGACTGCACGCGGGCCCGGTCATCGCCAGGGACAGCGACTACTTCGGAAGGACGGTCAACATCGCCTCACGCGTGTCGGCCCACGCGCAGGCCGATCAGGTCGTGGTGACCGAGGACGTCTACACCCTGTGCGACTCGGACGACGTTCGCTTCGAGCCGCTCGGATCGGTCGCGCTCAAGGGCATCACGGCTCCCGTCGCCCTGCACCGGGCGACATCGGCCTAG
- a CDS encoding EAL domain-containing protein — translation MTEATRTGGAVGLPAEVLATGEPAWVTDLARDTSFLDGTLAGELDIRASFAFPVLIEREVVAVLEFFADRPADPDPSMLEVMADVGAQLGRVVERKRAAEALRSEEIARRALHDSLTGLPNMTLFTDHLSMALSRLSRHPGTVGVLFVDLDRFKAVNDTYGHAAGSALLIQVVRRLEQMVRPTDTIARFGGDEFVVLCEDLPGKQEALRIAERITGALAEPFDVDGRRISISGSVGLAMSHEPGRDPEELIQDADTAMYRAKRHGRARYELFDGRMRSQARGRRRVETALREALERDELRLYLQPVVRLEDEAAVGAEALVRWRHPTRGLLAPPQFLLVAEESGLIVQIDRWMLQHAAAWLRSAGNAEGGGEPIWVSLNLSARQFERADLAEVTAKTIRSAGIDPASICLEVSESALVEDPEGADGRLRALKEVGVRLAVDGFGTGFASPGFVNRFPIDMLKLARPLIAGLGSSGRQTAIVDGIVRMAGALGLQTVGEGVETEEQAAASGRSAARWPRATDGAARSRRSRSPASWSAGVSGRTAARTPGRTRSHRRQQPPSGVHFAAMRREDRVERDFWWRTGLYTVGTVARACFDVHFAGTHNIPRKGPAILASNHISVIDPVIIALAPSYRGRTVRFLAAAEMFEKPLIGTGLRLIKQIPIRRGERDFKALEEAAGVIATGALAGIFPEGGVGPGPLQPGRRGAARIALSGGVPLIPVAVWGTHRRWPQFGFRVAPPWRPRVAAVFGPPITPVGSARNPHDVHELNDRIMREIAQALDRAKRIAGP, via the coding sequence GTGACCGAGGCCACCCGGACCGGGGGGGCGGTCGGCCTCCCCGCCGAGGTCCTGGCCACCGGCGAGCCGGCCTGGGTGACGGACCTGGCCCGCGATACCTCGTTCCTGGACGGGACCCTCGCGGGGGAGCTGGACATCCGGGCAAGCTTCGCGTTTCCGGTCCTGATCGAGCGGGAGGTGGTGGCGGTGCTGGAGTTCTTCGCCGACCGGCCCGCCGATCCGGACCCCTCGATGCTGGAGGTCATGGCCGACGTGGGGGCCCAGCTGGGCCGGGTGGTCGAGCGCAAGCGGGCCGCCGAGGCCCTGCGGTCGGAGGAGATCGCACGCCGGGCCCTGCACGACTCGCTGACCGGCCTGCCGAACATGACCCTGTTCACCGATCACCTCAGCATGGCCCTGTCGCGCCTGAGCCGCCACCCCGGAACGGTGGGCGTGCTGTTCGTGGACCTCGACCGCTTCAAGGCCGTGAACGACACCTATGGCCACGCGGCCGGCAGCGCGCTGCTGATCCAGGTGGTCCGCCGGCTCGAGCAGATGGTCCGGCCCACCGACACCATCGCCCGCTTCGGCGGGGACGAGTTCGTGGTCCTGTGCGAGGACCTCCCCGGCAAGCAGGAGGCCCTCCGCATCGCCGAACGCATCACCGGGGCCCTGGCCGAGCCGTTCGACGTGGACGGCCGGCGCATCTCCATCTCGGGAAGCGTGGGGCTGGCCATGTCCCACGAGCCCGGGCGCGATCCCGAGGAGCTGATCCAGGACGCGGACACCGCCATGTACCGGGCCAAGCGCCACGGGCGGGCCCGCTACGAGCTGTTCGACGGCCGGATGCGCTCGCAGGCCCGGGGGCGCCGGCGCGTGGAGACGGCCCTGCGCGAAGCGCTGGAACGCGACGAGCTGCGGCTGTACCTCCAGCCGGTGGTCCGTCTGGAGGACGAAGCCGCGGTGGGCGCCGAGGCGCTCGTGCGGTGGCGCCATCCCACCCGGGGCCTGCTGGCACCCCCGCAGTTCCTGCTGGTGGCCGAGGAGTCGGGGCTGATCGTGCAGATCGACCGCTGGATGCTCCAGCACGCCGCCGCCTGGCTGCGGAGCGCCGGAAACGCCGAGGGTGGGGGCGAGCCGATCTGGGTCAGCCTCAATCTGTCCGCCCGTCAGTTCGAGCGGGCCGACCTGGCCGAGGTGACCGCGAAGACGATCCGCTCCGCGGGCATCGACCCGGCGTCGATCTGCCTCGAGGTATCCGAGAGTGCGCTGGTGGAGGACCCCGAGGGGGCGGACGGCCGTCTGCGTGCCCTCAAGGAAGTCGGGGTCCGTCTGGCCGTGGACGGGTTCGGGACCGGGTTCGCCTCGCCCGGATTCGTGAACCGGTTCCCCATCGACATGCTGAAGCTGGCCCGACCGCTGATCGCCGGTCTGGGCTCCTCGGGGCGGCAGACCGCGATCGTGGACGGAATCGTGCGCATGGCAGGTGCGCTCGGCCTCCAGACCGTCGGCGAAGGCGTGGAGACCGAGGAGCAGGCCGCGGCCTCCGGGCGATCGGCTGCCAGATGGCCCAGGGCAACCGATGGAGCCGCCCGCAGCCGGCGGAGTCGTTCGCCCGCTTCCTGGAGCGCCGGCGTGTCGGGCAGGACCGCCGCCAGGACGCCCGGCAGGACGCGTAGCCACAGACGGCAGCAACCGCCCTCCGGCGTACACTTCGCCGCCATGCGGCGGGAGGACCGGGTCGAGCGGGACTTCTGGTGGCGGACCGGCCTCTACACGGTGGGAACCGTGGCCCGAGCCTGCTTCGACGTCCACTTCGCGGGGACGCACAACATCCCACGGAAGGGACCGGCCATCCTGGCCTCCAACCACATCAGCGTGATCGACCCGGTGATCATCGCGCTGGCCCCCTCCTACCGCGGCCGGACGGTCCGGTTCCTGGCCGCGGCCGAGATGTTCGAGAAGCCGCTGATCGGGACGGGGCTTCGGCTGATCAAGCAGATCCCCATCCGCCGGGGCGAGCGCGACTTCAAGGCGCTGGAGGAAGCGGCGGGCGTCATCGCCACTGGAGCGCTGGCCGGAATCTTCCCGGAGGGCGGGGTGGGCCCGGGGCCGCTCCAGCCGGGCCGGCGCGGTGCGGCCCGCATCGCCCTGTCCGGCGGCGTTCCGTTGATCCCGGTGGCCGTGTGGGGAACCCACCGTAGGTGGCCCCAGTTCGGGTTCAGGGTGGCGCCGCCGTGGCGGCCCAGGGTGGCGGCCGTGTTCGGCCCACCCATCACGCCGGTGGGCTCGGCGCGGAACCCGCACGACGTCCACGAGCTGAACGACCGCATCATGCGCGAGATCGCCCAGGCGCTGGACCGAGCCAAGCGCATCGCCGGCCCCTGA